One genomic region from Terasakiella sp. SH-1 encodes:
- the accB gene encoding acetyl-CoA carboxylase biotin carboxyl carrier protein, translating to MAKDKFNSELVRELAELLNDTGLTEIEYGQDDWHVRVAKNVTVNATAAPVAAAPVAGAAAAPAQDEADASNHPGAVTSPMVGVAYLSPDPDSPNFVNVGDSVTEGQTLCLVEAMKVFNPIHAPKAGKVSRILVNSGAPVEFGDALFIIE from the coding sequence ATGGCTAAGGATAAATTCAATAGCGAACTGGTTCGCGAACTGGCAGAGCTGCTTAACGATACCGGTCTGACAGAAATCGAATATGGTCAGGATGACTGGCACGTTCGTGTTGCCAAAAACGTTACTGTAAATGCTACTGCTGCCCCTGTTGCGGCAGCACCCGTGGCTGGTGCTGCGGCTGCTCCCGCACAAGATGAGGCTGATGCATCCAACCACCCCGGTGCTGTAACATCACCGATGGTGGGTGTTGCTTACCTGTCCCCGGATCCGGATTCACCAAACTTTGTCAATGTTGGCGATTCCGTCACAGAAGGTCAAACCCTGTGCCTTGTTGAAGCCATGAAGGTTTTCAACCCGATCCACGCCCCGAAAGCAGGTAAGGTTTCCCGCATTCTGGTGAACTCCGGTGCACCTGTGGAATTCGGTGACGCCCTGTTCATTATCGAATAA
- the aroQ gene encoding type II 3-dehydroquinate dehydratase codes for MSNKILILNGPNLNLLGKREPEIYGHETLADVEQLCLATAQGEGVEIDFRQSNHEGDLIDWIQEARDNFDAIVINPAAYTHTSVAIHDALQAVEKPVVEVHLSNIHKREEFRHTSFVSKSANGVICGLGTHGYQLAVQAVCRLLSSR; via the coding sequence ATGTCGAATAAGATTCTCATACTAAATGGTCCTAACCTCAACCTGCTGGGCAAACGTGAACCGGAAATCTACGGTCATGAAACCTTAGCAGATGTTGAACAGTTATGTCTGGCAACAGCACAGGGCGAAGGTGTTGAGATTGATTTTCGCCAATCTAATCATGAAGGCGACCTGATCGACTGGATTCAGGAAGCTCGGGATAATTTTGATGCGATTGTCATTAATCCAGCGGCCTATACACATACATCCGTGGCGATCCACGATGCCTTGCAGGCTGTTGAAAAACCCGTTGTAGAAGTACATCTTTCAAACATTCACAAGCGCGAAGAGTTTCGCCACACGTCTTTTGTATCCAAATCTGCCAATGGGGTCATTTGCGGCCTGGGCACACATGGGTATCAATTGGCGGTGCAAGCTGTTTGTCGCCTCCTTTCAAGTCGCTGA
- a CDS encoding type 1 glutamine amidotransferase yields the protein MIRLGMLTCGAFDDETIGSKYEGDYVDFFYRGFTAAGREFSYKNYHVFEDEFPDTIEECNAWLVTGSKNGAYEDLPWIHRLQSFVKKSYDAQIPLVGICFGHQLLAQALGGKVEKAKAGWGIGVQKYTLFEPLGGIEGNCLKLYAIHQDQVVKLPPQGRVIASTDHCPIAAIRYQGPAVSFQPHPEFTKEFEHDLVKRNIGVNFSEKHGQQALDSLETESVQNREVMAYIADFITDYI from the coding sequence ATGATCAGGCTGGGCATGTTGACCTGCGGTGCTTTTGATGATGAAACCATCGGAAGCAAATATGAAGGCGATTATGTCGATTTCTTTTACCGTGGGTTTACTGCTGCGGGGCGGGAGTTCTCTTATAAAAACTATCATGTTTTTGAAGATGAATTCCCTGACACGATTGAAGAATGTAATGCCTGGTTGGTGACAGGTTCTAAAAATGGAGCCTATGAGGATTTACCCTGGATTCATAGGCTTCAGTCTTTTGTCAAAAAATCCTATGATGCCCAAATTCCCCTAGTTGGTATTTGTTTTGGCCATCAGCTTTTGGCACAAGCCCTTGGTGGGAAAGTGGAAAAGGCCAAGGCTGGCTGGGGGATTGGTGTTCAAAAATATACACTGTTTGAACCCCTTGGCGGGATTGAGGGCAATTGCTTGAAACTTTATGCCATCCATCAGGATCAAGTGGTGAAACTGCCGCCACAGGGCAGGGTGATTGCGTCAACGGATCATTGCCCAATTGCGGCTATTCGTTACCAAGGTCCGGCGGTTTCCTTTCAGCCCCATCCTGAATTTACCAAAGAGTTTGAACATGATTTGGTCAAACGCAATATCGGGGTGAATTTTTCAGAAAAACATGGTCAGCAGGCTCTGGATAGTCTGGAGACTGAGAGTGTACAAAACCGTGAAGTCATGGCGTATATCGCTGACTTTATAACGGACTATATTTGA
- a CDS encoding YdcF family protein: MDPGNVLFIGLLFGTLLLWTKWVRIGKTLCLLSCVYFLIVGVLPVGTFLLDILEQRFSKPDVMPQHVDGIVVLGGVVNIKKTVKTQQLSLMKTRERVDVLPELTKRYPKAKVLFTSGSAELVDNEVKEADLIKPYLEKIVADPSKLIFENQSRNTIENVINSKKLVKPQKGETWLLVTSASHMPRSVGIFRKQGWDVTPYPVNYVVGNYYLYDIEVFLRKGLTRLRTPLHEWLGLLAYYLTGKTSAFFPAP; the protein is encoded by the coding sequence ATGGACCCCGGCAATGTGCTATTTATCGGCTTGTTATTTGGCACTTTATTATTATGGACCAAATGGGTACGTATAGGCAAAACTCTTTGCTTGTTATCCTGTGTCTATTTTTTGATTGTCGGTGTGTTGCCTGTCGGGACATTTTTACTGGATATTTTGGAACAACGTTTCTCAAAACCAGACGTAATGCCACAGCATGTTGATGGTATTGTTGTTTTAGGCGGGGTTGTTAATATAAAGAAGACGGTCAAAACGCAGCAGCTTTCGTTGATGAAAACCCGTGAGCGTGTTGATGTTTTACCTGAGTTGACAAAAAGATACCCCAAGGCCAAGGTTCTATTTACATCTGGGTCAGCAGAGCTTGTGGATAATGAGGTGAAAGAAGCTGATCTTATTAAGCCTTATTTAGAAAAAATTGTCGCAGACCCATCGAAGCTGATTTTTGAAAACCAATCGCGCAACACCATTGAAAATGTCATTAATAGTAAGAAGCTTGTGAAACCTCAAAAAGGGGAAACTTGGTTGTTGGTGACATCAGCGTCTCATATGCCAAGGTCCGTGGGGATTTTTCGCAAGCAAGGATGGGATGTGACACCTTATCCGGTCAATTATGTGGTGGGGAATTATTATCTCTACGATATTGAAGTGTTTTTGAGGAAAGGTTTAACCCGATTACGTACACCTCTTCACGAATGGTTAGGGCTTTTGGCTTATTATCTGACAGGTAAAACGTCGGCATTTTTCCCGGCACCTTAA
- a CDS encoding lytic murein transglycosylase — protein sequence MIDKKRFLKAGALAGALLFSSMLPAHSQEDYQSWLKNFRQTAAQQGISQKTLDATLKGLTPNKRVLELDRRQPEFSLTFWKYLNNSISEKRIKRGRDLLKKHAALFNKVHAKYGVQPRFLVAFWGLETNFGDYTGVFPLIQSLTTLAHDERRREFFTKQLITALEVMDRGDIPYDVKASWAGAMGYCQFMPTTYKAYAVDGDGDGKRDMWNSLPDVFYSASNFLSESGWQPGETWGREVKIPKSFNLDLTGLGTKKHISEWARLGIVNIDGNSLPKADIKASLIIPAGYKGPAFLVYENFRTILDWNRSNFYAIAVGHLADRLVWKGPLQSPQYKETPLSRAQTLKIQARLNAMGYSVGKPDGIAGSRTRKAIKAFQKKHGIPADGHPSVELLGLLK from the coding sequence ATGATTGATAAGAAAAGATTTTTGAAGGCTGGCGCGTTAGCAGGGGCTTTGTTGTTTAGTTCAATGTTACCGGCGCATTCTCAAGAAGATTATCAATCCTGGCTGAAAAACTTCCGCCAGACAGCTGCGCAACAAGGTATTTCCCAAAAAACACTGGATGCGACGCTTAAGGGCCTGACACCTAATAAGCGGGTGTTGGAACTGGATCGTCGTCAGCCGGAATTTTCTCTGACATTTTGGAAATATCTCAATAACAGTATTTCAGAAAAGCGAATTAAACGCGGGCGTGACTTGCTGAAAAAACATGCAGCTCTCTTTAATAAAGTGCATGCGAAATACGGTGTACAGCCTCGCTTTCTCGTGGCTTTTTGGGGGCTGGAAACAAACTTTGGGGATTACACAGGTGTGTTTCCATTGATCCAGTCTTTGACCACGCTGGCCCATGATGAACGCCGTCGTGAGTTTTTTACCAAGCAATTGATCACAGCCTTGGAAGTGATGGATCGTGGTGATATCCCTTATGATGTGAAGGCATCCTGGGCAGGGGCCATGGGCTATTGTCAATTTATGCCGACAACCTACAAGGCTTATGCCGTTGATGGGGATGGAGATGGCAAGCGTGATATGTGGAACAGCCTGCCGGATGTTTTTTATTCAGCATCGAATTTTTTGTCTGAGTCAGGCTGGCAACCGGGTGAGACCTGGGGACGGGAAGTGAAAATTCCGAAAAGTTTTAATCTGGATCTGACAGGCTTGGGAACGAAAAAGCATATTAGCGAGTGGGCAAGACTTGGCATTGTCAATATTGATGGCAACTCCTTGCCCAAGGCAGATATTAAAGCATCGCTTATAATTCCTGCCGGCTATAAGGGGCCTGCATTCTTGGTCTATGAAAATTTCAGAACGATTCTGGATTGGAATCGCTCAAACTTTTATGCCATTGCGGTTGGGCATCTGGCAGACCGTCTGGTTTGGAAAGGCCCATTGCAAAGCCCGCAATATAAAGAAACCCCTTTAAGCCGTGCGCAAACCCTGAAAATTCAGGCTCGCCTGAATGCGATGGGCTATAGCGTTGGAAAACCTGATGGAATTGCCGGCTCTCGTACACGTAAAGCCATTAAAGCTTTCCAGAAAAAGCATGGAATTCCTGCTGACGGGCATCCCAGTGTTGAACTTTTGGGCCTGTTGAAATAA
- a CDS encoding septal ring lytic transglycosylase RlpA family protein: protein MKKLLRPRTALYAMMAAVLLSGCAETRFLATSAKKVGGAPAVSGHYKVGNPYQIQGVWYYPAEDYDYVETGISSWYGPKFHGKPTANGEVFDMNLVSAAHRTLPMPSLIRVTNLENGRSLVVRLNDRGPFAHGRILDMSRRGAQLLGFEKQGTARVRVELLKEQSLALKNSLVNQVAGNNAPIKSGGMQKPMVSAQNLSVPNGAQAAPPAPTQTVLAPQQSSWANPQQVQQADTSIRTYAVTPTRMYIQAGAFSRYENANRVKAALSSVGDVEVSQVLVNGRDFFRVRVGPLQNVNKADQLLNEVINAGYPSAKIIVEKGKG, encoded by the coding sequence ATGAAGAAACTACTGCGTCCGCGCACCGCCCTTTATGCCATGATGGCAGCTGTTTTATTAAGCGGTTGTGCTGAGACACGTTTTCTGGCCACCTCTGCCAAGAAAGTTGGTGGGGCACCTGCGGTCAGTGGTCACTATAAGGTCGGCAATCCTTATCAAATCCAAGGGGTCTGGTACTACCCAGCCGAAGACTACGATTATGTGGAAACAGGCATTTCATCCTGGTATGGCCCGAAATTCCATGGCAAGCCGACAGCCAATGGCGAAGTGTTTGATATGAACCTGGTCAGCGCCGCCCACCGCACCTTGCCAATGCCCTCTCTCATTCGGGTGACAAATCTGGAAAATGGCCGCTCACTGGTTGTTCGTCTGAATGATCGCGGACCTTTTGCACATGGTCGTATCCTTGATATGTCACGTCGTGGCGCACAATTGCTTGGCTTTGAAAAGCAGGGAACGGCACGGGTACGTGTTGAGCTTTTGAAAGAACAAAGTCTGGCCCTCAAAAACTCTCTGGTTAATCAGGTTGCAGGTAACAATGCGCCGATTAAATCAGGCGGGATGCAAAAACCGATGGTGAGTGCACAAAATCTTTCTGTGCCAAACGGGGCGCAAGCCGCACCGCCTGCACCAACGCAAACTGTTCTGGCCCCACAGCAATCTTCCTGGGCGAACCCGCAACAGGTCCAGCAGGCAGATACCTCTATTCGCACTTATGCCGTGACACCAACGCGTATGTATATTCAGGCAGGGGCCTTTTCACGTTATGAAAATGCCAACCGGGTAAAGGCTGCTTTGTCTTCGGTTGGGGATGTGGAAGTGTCTCAGGTACTGGTGAACGGGCGTGATTTCTTCCGTGTGCGTGTCGGCCCGCTACAAAATGTGAATAAGGCTGATCAGCTTTTAAATGAAGTCATCAATGCTGGCTATCCATCTGCAAAAATTATTGTTGAAAAAGGAAAAGGCTAA
- a CDS encoding D-alanyl-D-alanine carboxypeptidase family protein, translating to MLAIHLQKLLLKKEKAKMGLRSTFLATAFTASLLASTSHAIDTSAREAFMIDMKTGHILLEKNPDVSMPPASMSKLMTLYLVFERLKDGRLTLDDKFTVSERAWRKGGAASGSSTMFLEPRQKVRVEDLIKGIIIQSGNDACIVVAEAVAGSEKNFAVEMTEKARELGMEHSTFSNATGWPDPGQRMTPRDLSILAEALITEFPEYYKFFAEKNFKYNGIRQSNRNPLLYKTMGADGLKTGHTSEAGYGLTSSAERDGRRLILVVNGLNSVRARSSESERLMEWGFREFNNYSLFKKGEEVTQAELWLSDKQSVALLIDQDVEVTLPRKSRRKMKVSVQYDGPIPAPVKKGQELAKVVITAPDVKDIVIPLYAAEDAERLGFVGRLGAALKSIIWGVTG from the coding sequence ATGCTGGCTATCCATCTGCAAAAATTATTGTTGAAAAAGGAAAAGGCTAAAATGGGTCTGCGCTCAACCTTTCTTGCGACTGCGTTTACTGCATCTCTTCTGGCATCAACGTCTCACGCGATTGATACATCAGCGCGTGAAGCTTTCATGATTGACATGAAAACGGGGCATATCCTGTTGGAGAAAAACCCGGATGTGTCTATGCCGCCCGCTTCCATGAGTAAATTGATGACTCTCTATTTGGTGTTTGAGCGTCTTAAAGACGGGCGTTTGACACTGGATGACAAATTCACGGTTTCTGAGCGTGCTTGGCGCAAAGGTGGGGCGGCTTCTGGCAGTTCCACCATGTTTCTGGAGCCGCGCCAAAAGGTCCGTGTGGAAGACCTGATCAAGGGGATTATCATTCAATCTGGTAATGATGCCTGTATTGTTGTTGCCGAAGCGGTTGCTGGGTCTGAGAAGAATTTTGCTGTGGAAATGACGGAAAAAGCCCGTGAACTGGGCATGGAACATTCCACTTTTTCCAATGCAACTGGCTGGCCGGACCCCGGTCAACGTATGACACCGCGTGACTTATCTATTCTGGCAGAAGCCTTGATTACCGAATTTCCCGAATATTATAAGTTCTTTGCAGAAAAGAATTTTAAATATAACGGCATTCGTCAAAGCAACCGCAATCCACTTCTTTATAAGACAATGGGTGCAGACGGTTTAAAAACAGGGCATACATCCGAAGCCGGATATGGACTGACTTCTTCAGCAGAACGTGATGGCCGTCGTTTGATTCTGGTGGTCAATGGCCTAAACAGCGTTCGTGCGCGTTCCAGTGAATCTGAACGACTGATGGAATGGGGGTTTCGTGAATTCAATAACTACTCTCTCTTTAAAAAGGGGGAGGAAGTGACGCAGGCTGAACTTTGGCTTTCTGATAAGCAGTCTGTGGCGTTGTTGATTGATCAGGATGTGGAAGTGACCCTACCACGCAAAAGCCGTCGCAAGATGAAAGTTTCCGTTCAATATGACGGTCCGATTCCAGCACCTGTGAAAAAAGGTCAGGAACTGGCGAAAGTTGTCATTACGGCACCGGATGTAAAAGATATTGTTATCCCGCTTTATGCGGCGGAAGATGCAGAACGTCTTGGCTTTGTCGGTCGTCTTGGTGCGGCACTTAAGTCCATTATCTGGGGTGTGACCGGGTAA
- the tmk gene encoding dTMP kinase: MTRGKFITLEGGEGAGKSTQVRLLKEALQRQGLEVVITREPGGSIGAEEIRNLLVTGEPGRWDGMTEALLNFAARRDHFAKTIWPALDEGKWVISDRYADSTIAYQGYGHGLDMTALYQLWDIAIDGFRPDLTFVLDLPVEVGLERALGRGDGEDRYEKMATQFHHDLRAGFLKIAAKETDRCCVIDATRSIEDIQADMQTALCRRFEITLS, encoded by the coding sequence ATGACACGGGGGAAGTTCATTACCCTTGAAGGCGGCGAGGGGGCTGGTAAAAGCACGCAGGTTCGTCTTTTAAAAGAAGCCCTTCAACGCCAAGGTCTTGAGGTGGTGATTACCCGTGAGCCTGGTGGTAGCATTGGTGCCGAAGAAATTCGCAATCTGTTGGTCACAGGTGAACCGGGCCGTTGGGACGGTATGACTGAGGCCCTGTTGAATTTTGCCGCGCGTCGCGATCATTTTGCTAAAACCATTTGGCCTGCGTTAGATGAAGGCAAGTGGGTGATCTCAGACCGTTATGCAGATTCGACCATTGCTTATCAAGGTTATGGACATGGCTTGGATATGACTGCCCTTTATCAGCTATGGGATATTGCCATTGATGGGTTTCGCCCGGACCTGACTTTTGTTCTTGATTTACCTGTTGAAGTCGGGCTGGAACGGGCATTGGGGCGTGGGGACGGGGAAGACCGTTATGAAAAAATGGCCACTCAGTTTCACCATGACTTACGTGCAGGCTTTTTGAAAATCGCAGCCAAAGAGACAGATCGCTGTTGTGTGATTGATGCTACCCGTTCTATCGAAGATATTCAGGCTGATATGCAAACTGCATTGTGCCGTCGTTTTGAGATCACTTTGTCATGA
- a CDS encoding DNA polymerase III subunit delta', giving the protein MSTDDKTSPRNSTVLLGHSEAEKTLLDSYNSGRMHHAWLITGPRGIGKATLAYSFARFLLKHGKPGGADEGDSLFGDALPAAEPDSLQVDVEDPIYRRIAASAHGDLMTIEREFDEKKNRFKGVIGVDRVRGVGSFLGKTSAEGGWRVVIIDAADEMNRNSANAVLKVLEEPPAQAVLILLAHNPGKLLPTIRSRCRTLTLNSLSDETIVQLMAQHCPDSSEQEALELSKLAEGSFGRALSLYEEGGLDLHQQLTKLLSTLPQLDVEALHKLADKMARAGADDAFRTLGDLLCWWLGRLISQGARGKTSGLGLNDADDALMLRVLQSADVNALMDVWSKVGSHFDQALSGNLDRKQALLNSFLALEGAMRK; this is encoded by the coding sequence ATGAGTACGGATGACAAAACCTCACCTCGTAATTCTACGGTCTTGCTCGGTCATTCTGAGGCCGAAAAGACACTATTAGACAGCTATAACTCCGGTCGCATGCATCATGCCTGGTTAATTACTGGGCCACGTGGCATTGGTAAGGCAACATTGGCTTATAGTTTTGCCCGTTTTCTTTTAAAACATGGCAAGCCCGGTGGGGCCGATGAAGGTGATAGCCTGTTTGGCGATGCGCTTCCCGCAGCTGAGCCGGATAGTCTACAAGTAGATGTTGAAGACCCGATCTATCGCCGTATTGCTGCCAGTGCCCATGGCGACCTGATGACCATTGAACGCGAATTTGATGAAAAGAAAAATCGTTTCAAGGGTGTGATCGGCGTGGACCGGGTGCGTGGCGTAGGTTCTTTTCTTGGGAAAACATCTGCCGAAGGCGGCTGGCGTGTGGTGATTATTGATGCGGCTGATGAAATGAACCGCAATTCCGCCAATGCGGTGTTGAAGGTTTTGGAAGAACCGCCGGCGCAAGCTGTGTTGATTTTGCTGGCCCATAATCCCGGCAAGCTATTACCAACGATCCGTTCACGTTGTCGTACACTCACATTGAATAGTCTCAGTGATGAAACGATTGTCCAATTGATGGCACAACATTGCCCCGATTCGTCTGAACAAGAGGCTTTGGAGCTGTCAAAACTGGCCGAAGGCAGCTTTGGTCGCGCTTTATCTTTATATGAAGAAGGCGGCTTGGACCTACATCAACAGCTGACAAAACTGCTTTCAACATTACCGCAATTAGACGTGGAAGCCTTGCATAAGCTGGCAGACAAGATGGCAAGGGCAGGGGCCGATGATGCCTTTCGCACTCTTGGTGACCTCTTATGCTGGTGGTTAGGACGCTTGATCTCTCAAGGGGCACGGGGTAAGACCTCAGGGCTTGGCTTGAATGATGCTGATGATGCGCTGATGCTTCGTGTGCTGCAATCTGCGGACGTGAATGCATTAATGGATGTTTGGTCAAAAGTGGGATCACATTTTGATCAGGCACTCAGCGGCAATCTGGATCGCAAGCAAGCCTTGCTGAATTCTTTTCTCGCGCTTGAAGGCGCAATGAGAAAGTAA
- the metG gene encoding methionine--tRNA ligase, with protein sequence MGATPFYITTPIYYVNDKPHIGHAYTSLACDVMARFKRLDGYDVKFLTGTDEHGQKVEKSANAKGVDPQSFTDGVSQNFRDLAQFMGYTNDDFIRTTEERHKKACQALWTTLQEKGDIYLGGYEGWYAVRDEAFYTEDELEKKPDGTRIAKASGAEVEWVEEPSYFFKLSAYEDQLLKYYEDNPDFILPKSRRNEVISFVKGGLQDLSVSRTTFKWGVPVPGDDDHIMYVWMDALTNYMTAVGYPDQEAEQYKKYWPADVHMVGKDILRFHAVYWPAFLMAAGLPLPKRVFAHGWWTNEGQKISKSLGNVIDPIDLVNKYGLDQVRYFMLREVPFGNDGDFAHSAMVSRMNGELANDLGNLSQRVLSMIVKNCEEAIPTPQAYTAEDQEMLNQAYGLLGTVRESIEVQSFNDSIEKIWLVIRAANGYVDHQAPWKLKKEDPERMGTVLYVLAETIRNVALMLQPLMPASMDKMLGLLEVAESDRAFASCGEAGALKPGTVLEKPEGVFPRFIDHEELENSYEGKDGTFLIKRALRQNPKNKETVFEIEFADGKTEELLSTDLEKAKEKGALTQV encoded by the coding sequence ATGGGTGCGACACCTTTTTACATCACAACGCCGATCTATTATGTGAATGACAAGCCGCATATCGGTCATGCCTATACGTCGCTTGCCTGTGATGTAATGGCCCGTTTTAAACGTTTGGATGGCTATGATGTAAAGTTCCTGACCGGGACGGACGAACATGGACAAAAGGTGGAAAAGTCTGCCAATGCCAAAGGCGTTGATCCGCAAAGCTTTACCGACGGTGTGTCGCAGAATTTCCGCGATCTGGCTCAATTTATGGGCTATACCAATGATGACTTTATCCGCACAACGGAAGAGCGTCATAAAAAAGCCTGCCAGGCCCTGTGGACAACCTTGCAGGAAAAGGGCGATATCTATCTGGGTGGCTATGAAGGTTGGTATGCGGTTCGCGATGAAGCGTTCTATACGGAAGATGAGCTTGAGAAAAAGCCCGATGGCACACGTATTGCCAAAGCATCCGGTGCGGAAGTGGAATGGGTGGAAGAACCCAGCTATTTCTTCAAACTTTCAGCCTATGAAGATCAACTGCTGAAATATTACGAAGACAATCCGGATTTCATCTTGCCCAAATCACGTCGCAACGAAGTGATCAGTTTTGTGAAAGGTGGGCTGCAAGACCTTTCCGTTTCCAGAACGACTTTTAAATGGGGTGTGCCTGTTCCTGGTGACGATGACCATATTATGTATGTGTGGATGGATGCGCTGACAAACTATATGACGGCTGTGGGCTATCCCGATCAGGAAGCGGAACAATATAAAAAATATTGGCCTGCTGATGTCCATATGGTGGGTAAAGATATTTTGCGTTTCCATGCGGTTTACTGGCCGGCCTTTTTGATGGCGGCAGGCCTGCCTTTGCCCAAGCGTGTGTTTGCCCATGGCTGGTGGACGAACGAAGGTCAAAAGATTTCCAAATCATTGGGCAATGTGATTGACCCGATTGATCTAGTGAATAAATACGGCTTGGATCAGGTGCGTTATTTCATGTTGCGTGAAGTCCCGTTTGGTAATGATGGGGATTTTGCCCATTCTGCTATGGTTTCACGTATGAATGGCGAGCTGGCAAACGATCTGGGGAACCTGTCCCAGCGTGTGTTGTCCATGATCGTGAAAAACTGTGAAGAAGCTATCCCGACACCACAGGCTTATACAGCTGAAGATCAGGAAATGTTGAATCAAGCTTATGGCTTGTTGGGCACCGTGCGTGAAAGTATTGAGGTTCAGTCTTTCAATGATTCTATTGAGAAAATCTGGCTGGTGATCCGTGCGGCCAATGGTTATGTGGATCATCAGGCCCCTTGGAAGCTGAAAAAGGAAGATCCGGAACGTATGGGCACGGTGCTTTATGTACTGGCTGAAACCATTCGTAACGTGGCCTTGATGCTGCAACCGTTGATGCCGGCCAGCATGGATAAAATGCTGGGCCTGTTGGAAGTTGCCGAGAGTGATCGCGCATTTGCGTCTTGTGGTGAGGCAGGTGCCTTGAAACCGGGGACAGTCCTTGAAAAGCCGGAAGGGGTCTTCCCGCGCTTTATTGATCATGAAGAGCTGGAAAATTCCTATGAAGGGAAAGATGGCACGTTCTTGATCAAACGAGCACTGCGTCAAAACCCGAAAAATAAAGAAACGGTTTTTGAGATTGAATTTGCAGATGGCAAGACGGAAGAGCTGCTGTCAACGGATTTGGAAAAAGCGAAAGAGAAGGGGGCTTTGACGCAAGTCTAA
- a CDS encoding TatD family hydrolase, whose amino-acid sequence MLVDTHCHLDFPDFKDDFDQVLANAKDAGVGTMVTICTYVTRFEQVLDIAKQHDNIFCTVGIHPHNAETEPEVSVEDLTKMASHPKVIGFGETGLDYFYEHSPRETQQAQFKTHIQAARELGLPVIIHTREAEADTLAIIEEEMAKEPFSGLIHCFSASKEFADRVVELGLYISISGIVTFKKAQELRDAIADVPLDRLLVETDAPYLSPIPYRGKRNEPAYTAHTAAKVAEVKGVSVEEFTQQSTDNFFRLFAKAKRG is encoded by the coding sequence ATGCTGGTTGATACCCATTGCCATCTCGATTTCCCTGATTTTAAGGATGATTTTGATCAGGTTCTTGCCAATGCCAAGGATGCTGGCGTTGGAACCATGGTGACTATCTGTACCTATGTGACCCGTTTTGAACAGGTTCTGGACATTGCCAAGCAGCATGACAACATCTTTTGCACCGTGGGGATTCATCCTCATAATGCAGAAACGGAACCGGAAGTCAGCGTTGAAGACCTGACAAAAATGGCGAGTCATCCCAAGGTCATTGGCTTTGGGGAGACCGGATTGGATTATTTTTATGAACATAGTCCACGTGAAACTCAACAAGCTCAATTCAAAACGCATATCCAAGCTGCGCGTGAGTTAGGATTACCCGTTATCATCCATACGCGCGAAGCAGAAGCTGATACGTTGGCGATTATCGAAGAAGAAATGGCGAAAGAGCCTTTTTCTGGGCTTATCCATTGCTTTTCTGCCTCTAAAGAGTTTGCAGATCGTGTGGTGGAGCTGGGGCTTTATATCTCTATATCCGGTATTGTCACCTTCAAAAAAGCGCAAGAACTTCGTGATGCAATCGCTGATGTCCCGCTGGATCGCTTGTTGGTGGAGACAGATGCGCCTTATTTATCCCCCATTCCATATCGTGGCAAGCGCAATGAGCCTGCTTATACGGCTCATACAGCGGCCAAGGTGGCAGAAGTGAAGGGGGTAAGCGTGGAAGAGTTCACCCAGCAAAGTACGGACAATTTCTTCCGTCTGTTTGCTAAGGCAAAACGGGGCTGA